Sequence from the Angustibacter luteus genome:
ATGATGTGCTTCCTCCGGGGTGTCGGGTGGTGCGCGCCGGTGGCGCCGTCGGGGTGACTGGTTCGGTGCAGCTGCGACGGCGTTCTCACGCGGACCGTCGGAACAGGTGTGCGAGCGAGCGCTTGCCAGTGCCAGAGGCACGGGAGGCGGCCGCCCGGCGGCGCTGGTCGATGTAGACCGCGACGACGAGGACGGCGCCGACAGCGACCTGCTGCCAGAAGGGCTGGACGCCGGTGATCACGAAGCCGTTCTGCAGGATCGCCGGGATGAACAGGCCGACGACCGTGCCGAAGATGGTGCCGATGCCGCCGAACAGGCTCGTCCCGCCGATGACGACGGCCGCGATGACCGCCAGGCTGGTGTTGGACTGACCGGCGATCGCGGTCGTCGAGTACTGGGCGAGGGACAGGATGCCCGCGACGCCGGCCATCGCGCCGGACAGGGCGTAGATCAGGATCAGGTGCTTGTCGACCTTGACGCCGACCCGTCGCGCCGACTCCTCGTTGGAGCCGACGGCGTAGGTGTACAGGCCGAACTTCGTCTTGTGCAGGATGATCCCGAAGACGATGACGAAGACCAGGGCGATGACCGAGATGGTCGGGATGGTCGTCCCGGGGATGTTCCCGTAGCCGATGTTGGTGGCCAGGACCGACGGCACCTCGCGGATGTCGACGCCGTCGGTGATCACCTGGGCCAGACCAAGCGCCCCGCTCAGGGTGCCGAGCGTCACGATCAGCGGCGGCACCTTCGCCTTGGCGATGAGGTACCCGTTCAGGACGCCCCACAGGATCCCGCAGATGACGGACAGGACGATGCCCAGGATGGCCGTCCCCCACCCGTCGCCACCGGAGGCCTGCATCGCCTTCGCGGCGACGACGCCGGAGAACACGAGCACCGAGCCGATGGACAGGTCGATGCCGCTGGTGATGATCACGTAGGTCATGCCGACGCCGAGCACCGCGAGGATCGAGACGTTCTGGATCACCAGTCGCATGTTCGCCCAGGTGGGGAACGTGTCCGGGGCGAGCGCCGCGAAGATCAGGAAGATCGCGAACAGGACGAGCAGGATCTGGAACGACTGGACCTTGACGACCCGGCCCAGCAGGCCGCGCACACCCCCGCTGGTGTCGTGCGAGGACAGGGCGGCGTCGGGGCTGACCGCCGCCTCGCTGCGGGGCTCACCCGAGGGCTGTGCGTCCGCGGGGGCCCCGACGGCGTCGGCGGTCGCGTTCTTGGCCGGCATGCTGTCGCTCATCACTTGGCTCCTGCGTCTAGGGCCCCGGTCATGGCGCCGACGAGCTGCTCGACGCTGGTGTCCTTGGCTTGGAAGGTGGCCACCCGCCGGCCGAGCCGCAGGACCTGCACGCGGTCCGACACCTCGATCACGTGCGGCATGGAGTGGCTGATGAAGACGACGCCGACGCCCTTGTCGCGAACCCGGCGGATCGTCTCCAGCACGTTCTTGGTCTGCACCACGCCGAGGGCAGCGGTGGGCTCGTCGAGGAACACGACGCCCTTGGCCCACGCGACGGCGCGGGCGATGGCGATCGCCTGGCGCTGACCACCCGACATGCTGCCGACCGGGCTGGTGAAGCTGCGGACCGTCGCGCCGAGCTCGTCGAACGCCACCTTCGACTTGGCCCGCATCGTCTTGTTGTCCAGGAACCCGAAGTGACCGAGGAACCCGGGAGCCGGGATCTCGCGGCCCAGGTACATGTTCTGCGGCGGGGTGAGGTGCGGGGCGAGGGCCAGGTCCTGGAAGACGGTCTCGATCCCCAGGTGGCTGGCCACGCTCGGCGAGCTGAGGTCGACCTCGGTGCCGTTGAAGAGGATGGATCCGGCGTCCAGGGCCAGGTTGCCCGACATCGCCTTCACCATCGTGGACTTGCCGGCGCCGTTGTCACCGATCAGGGCGACCACCTCGCCGGCGTGCACGTCGAAGTCGGCCCCGTCGAGGGCTCGCACGGCTCCGAAGCTGCGGGTGATCCCGCGGGCCTCGAGAATGGGAGTGGACGTGCTCGTCGACGTCATCGTCAGCGCTCCTTCGATGGGTGGGACGGTTCAGATCCGGGAAGGGCACCAGCCGGGCGACTGGATCACCGGGCTGCGAGTGGCCTCGAACGGGCTCGAGGTCGATCCGTCGGTATCGAGTTGACGAGGAACCTATTCCTCCATGTCACCGGTGTCAAGGGTTTCTGTCACCGGTGACATAAATATCGATGTCACCGGTGACATGACGGTCGCTTCTGGGCTACATTGACGGCGTCCGACAAGGCCGGCAGCTGCGCGGCGCAGTCCCCGAGCAGGCCTTCCACCGCAAGCTGAGGATGCTCCCATGACGGATTTCGACGGCCGAACGATCCTGGTGACCGGCGCCAGCGGAGGCATCGGAGGAGCCACCGTCCGCCATCTCGTGCGGGCTGGTGCGGACGTCGTCGCGAGCGGCCGTTCCTCGGACGGGCTCGAGGCCATCGCCGCCGAGACCGGCGCCCGGACGCTCCCGTTCGACCTCACGTCGGAGGACAGCGTGCGCGACGCCCTGGACGGGCTCGACGTGTGGGGAGTGGTGAACTGCGGCGGCTGGGGCGGCGAGATCGCCACGCCGATGGACACCGACATCGACGTGTTCGACCAGGTCATCGCGATCAACGCCCGGGGCACGCTGCTGGTCACCAAGTACGTGTCGCGCTCGATGATCCGGCTCGGCCGCGGCGGCTCGATCGTCAACGTGTCCAGCCAGGCCGGCCTCGTCGCCCTGTCCGGTCACATCTCGTACGGGTCGTCCAAGGCGGCGGTGGACAACATCACCCGGGTCAGCGCCCTCGAGCTGGGTCGGTACGACATCCGGGTCAACAGCGTGAACCCGACCGTGGTGATGACCCCCATGTCGGCCTGGTACTGGGGCCGCCCGGAGATCGAGGGCCCGTTCCTGGAGGCGATGCCGCTCGGCCGGTGGGCCACCGAGGACGAGATCGCCGCGCCGATCACGTTCCTGCTCAGTGACGCCGCGTCGATGATCTCCGGCGTCTGCCTGCCGATCGACGGTGGCTACACCGCCCGCTGACCACACGCTCCGCACCACCGGGAAGGGGGACCGAGGATGGCGACCATGCGGGACGTGGCGGCCCTCGCAGGGGTCAGCGCGAAGACCGTCTCCCGGGTGTTCAACGACGACCCGCACGTACGCCCCGAGACGAAGGAGCGGGTCGACTCGGCGCTGCGCGAGCTCAGCTACGTGCCGAACACGCTCGCCACCACCTTCCGGTCCGGGCGCGCACCGGTCATCGGGGTCGCCGTCCCGGACATCGCCGACCCGTTCTTCGGCGCCATCGCCAAGGCGATCGAGACGTTGGCGGCGCAGCACGACATGTCCGTCGTCATCACCAGCCTGGGGGACGACGGGACGCGCGAACCGCGGATCGTGCAGTCGCTGCTGCGGCAGGCACTGAGCGGCCTGATCATCGCGCCGCTCTCGCACGACCAGTCGTACCTGGGCTCGTGGACCGATCGCACGCCACTGGTGTTCGTCGACCGTCAGCCCACCGGCGTGCTCGCCGACTCATTCACCGAGGACGACCACGCCGGCGCCCACCAGGCCACGACGCACCTGGTCGGGCACGGCCACGTCCGGATCGGCTTCGTCGGCGACGACGCGAGCATCCCGACGACGAGCGGCCGGCTCGCCGGCTACCGGGCCGCGCTCGACGAGGCAGGAATCGAGGCCGATGACGACCTCGTCGCGCTCGGCGCCTTCGACCGGGCGTCCGCTGCCGCGGCCTGCACGGCGCTCGCGGGGCTGGCCGACGGACCCACGGCGCTGTTCTCCTCCAACGCCCGGGCCACGATGAGCCTGGTCCCCCTCATCCGGACCGGCGGGCTCACTGTCGCGGGCTTCGGTGACTTCCCGATGGCGGACATGCTCACGCCCGCCATCACGGTCGTCGACCAGGACCCCGCCGCCCTGGGAACCCTTGCCGCCCAACGGGTGCTCGACCGGCTGGCCCACCCGCAGCGCCGGTACCGGCGCCGGACCGTGCTGCCCGTCAGGCTGGTCGAGCGTGAGTCATGCCGGAGTCGCGCACCACGAGGCTGACCGGCAGGACGGTCCGCCGGCGCATCCGGCGGTCCGGTGACTCGATCCGCGCGAAGAGCCGCTCCGCCGCGAAGCGCCCGACCCCCGCCGGGTCCTGGTCGATCACGGTGACCGGTGGGGTCAGCGACTCCGCCATCGGGAAGTCGCCGAAACTGACCAGCCCGACGTCCTGCCAGTACAGCCGGCGCAGCGCCGGGACGACGTCCAGCGTGCAGCGCGCGTTGGAGGAGAAGATGGCGGTGGGCGGATCGGGGAGGGACCGCAAGGCCTGCAGCGCAGAGTCCACGGCCTGCGGGTCGGTCGCGCCGAGGTACACGAGCGCCTCGTCGGCCAGCGCCCCCGCCGAGCTCAGCGCGGCCCGGTAGCCCTCGAGCCGCAGCGCGGTCGTGCGGAACCGGTAGTCGTCCCCGATGAACGCGATCCGCCGGTGACCCAGCTCCAGCAGGTGCGCGGTCGCGACCTCGCCGCCGCCGCGGTCGTCCTCGATCACCGAGTCCGCGACGAGCCGGCCGGGGGTCCGGTCGATGAACACCATGGCCGTCCGCGACTGCCAGGGCCGCAGGTAGGACTGGTCAGGGCCGACGGGGCACGTGATGAGCCCCACGATCTGGCGCTTCAGCAGGTTCTCGACGGCCTCCTGCTCGTGCGCCGCCTCGTTGCCGAGGCTGCTCACGATGACCCCGATGTGCCGCGCCTTGGCCTCGGCCTCCACCGCGCGGATGATCTGGGCGAAGAACGGGTCGGCGACGTCGGGCACGGCGACCCCGATGGCCGCCTCACGACCGGCCCGGAAGCTGACCGCCAGCGAGTTGGGGACGTACTGGAGCTCCTTGACAGAGGCCTGCACCCGCTCGCGCACCTGGTCGCGGACGTAGCCCTCGTTGCGCAGCACCCGAGAGACGGTCTTGGTGCTGACGCCGGCGTGCAGCGCGACGTCGCGCATCGTGACCATGGATGGACTCTCCCTCCGACCGGGTGGCTCAGGGACACTATGACACCGATGCCAGAGCCCTCAGGGCAGCATCTGCTGAATCGCCTCGGCGATCTCGCCCGGCGACCGGGCGGCGTCGGCGCGAAGGTGCGGGACGTCCGGCGGCGCCAGGTCCACCGCGACCGCGCCAGGTGCTCGTTCGGCCTTCCAGGCGTCACGGTCGGCGCCGCGCCGGCGCAGCCGTTCCGCGACCGCAGGGGCATCGACGTCCAGCCACACCAGGGACGGCGTCCCCCCGGCGGCGCGAAGGCGGGCCTCGAGCGCCGCCCAGGCCGCGCCGTGCCGGCGCTCCGTCGTGAACGGCGCGACGAGGACGACGCTCAGGCCCAGCCGCAGGTTCTCCACCGCGACCGAGACGATCGCCTCGTACCGGGCCCGTCGGGTGAGCTGGGCCAGCCGCGGGTCGTCGAGGTCGCGCACGCCTACCTGGTCGGCGACCACCGCCGTCAGGTCGGCGGTCGCGGTGTCCAGGTCGAGCAGCGCCGCGGAGAGCCGCCGGGCGAGCACGGCGCCCACCGTGCTCTTCCCGGCCCCCGGCGCACCCGTCACGAGGACGGCGCGGACGACCGGCTCAGTCACCCTGCTCGCGGACCCTCGACGGCCGCCGCGAGCTCGCGCAGGCGGGGCAGGGCCCGGGTGGTCAGCAGGTCCTCCCGGGTCTCGGGCGACACCGCGAGGCTGTCCTTCCACAGCGAGCGGCCCGCCATCGCCCCGCTGGCGCCGTTGGCGACGGCGATCGCCACCTGCTTGATGAACGTCTCGTGGTCGACGCCGGCCGAGAGCACGGCCCACGGCACGCCTGCGGCAGCCGCCGTGACGGCAGCGCTGGCCTCGGCCGAGCCGGGGTACGGAAGCTTCAGCACCTTGGCGCCGCACTCGACGCTGATGCGCGCGGCGTCGGCCACCAGCTGCGGGAACGCCGCCTGGTAGTCGGCCTCGCTCTCACCCTCGAGCCGGTAGGTGAGGATCTCGACGATGAGCAGCAGCCCCTCGGCCTCGCAGGCCTTCACCAGGTCGCGGATCTCGTCGCCCACCCGGGACTGGGCGTCCTGCTTGTCCGGCCGCAGGTACCAGAGCATCTTGGCGACGTCGCCGCCGAGCTCGCGCACCGTCCGGGCGGTCACTCCCTCGACGAAGTGCGTGTACTTCAGGCCGTCGACCGTCTCGAAGCCCGAGGCGTCCATGCCGACGACGAGAGCCGTTCCGCGGGCGAGCGTCCCGTCGTCCACCAGGGCGGGCAGCGCGACCTCCGGGTCGAGCAGGATCGCCGGCGCCTCGTTGCCCAGGTACCGCACGAGGTCGGACTTCGCGGCCGCGAGCTGCTCCAGCGTCACGGAGCCGGGCCCGTCCGGCGCGTCGGTCATCACGGCCTTCATCCCGTTGCGCTGGTCAGCGGCGACGATCAGCATCCGTCCCGAGTCGGTCGAGATGGCGGCCATGGCCCGTCGCTCGAGCGTCGTGAGTTCGTTCATTGCGGTTCTCCGATTCATCAGGTGTTCGAGCAGGTGCTCGTGGTCTGGAGGAGGCCCAGGGCGAACATCGCCGCTCCGTAGGCCGTGTCCTGCGCGCGGTCGGACACGATCAGTCCGGGCAGGACGGTGCTGCGTGCGCGCTGCACGCTCTTCATCGCGGCCCAGCCGCCGGTGAGCAGCGTCGAGCGGGCGGGCGGGATCTCGGCGTCCATGGCCTCGATGAGCAGCTGGACCTCGTCGTTGCCGTGTCGCAGGACGGCGTTGAACAGCTCCGCGCTGGTGACGCCGTCACCGCGGACGGTCAGGGACAGCACGCCGTCGTCGTTGCGAGCACCGCGGACGTCGACGGCGCCGTCGCCGAGCTCGCCGTCGAGCGGGAGCGCGGAGGCCTCCCGGTCCAGCCGGTCGCGGCCCTCGTGGTCGGAGATCCCGGACAGCAGCAGGGCGCGGCGCATCAGCAGCCCCGTCTTCACGCCGGCGACGACCACCGTCTTGCCTGGCACGACATGGCGCACGCAGTTGATCAGGTGGTCGGCCAGCCGGGCCCGGGCCGCGAACGGCAGCGGCTCGTCCAGGACGCGCAGCAGCACCTCGGCCGTGCCCATCGAGACGTGGTAGCGGTCGTCAGGGATCGCGCCGGCGGAGACCGCCGAGACCAGGTGGTCGTGGCCGGCCACCGTGACCCGCGCACCGTCGAAGCCAGCGGGGACCCAGTCCGCGTCGGCGACGCCGAGGTTGGCGCCCGCCTCGACGAGCGGGGGCAGCAGGTCGGCACCGACTCCGAGGTGCTCGAGGAGCTCGGGCCAGGGCTGCCCGGTGTCCTGGTCGATCAGGCCGGTCCGTGAGGTGAGCGAGTACTCGCTGACCTCGTCCGCCCCGAGGGCCGCGGCGACGAACTCGGGAAGGTTGAACCAGCGCAGGCCGCGCAGGTCCAGGCCCGCGTCCCGCAGGTGGAGCAGCTTCGCGACCGAGACCTGGGCGCCGGCGGGCAGCCCCGTCCGGCCGGCGAACTGGGCCCGGAGGACGATCGGCAGCGCGTCGATCTGGTCGACCCCGCGCGGGTCGAACCAGGCGAAGCCCGGCGCGACGGCCTGCCCCCGACGATCCACCAGGAAGCCGGTCTCCCCCATGCCCGACACGGCCAGGGCGGCAACGGACGCGTCGGCTTCGCCCGGGCTCTTGCGCAGCTGCGCGGCGGCGGCAGTGAGCAGCTGGCGCACGCTGTCGACGAGGCTCGTGGCGTCGATCTCCGTGGTCCCGTTGGCACCCTGGCGCCACGGCGTCGGGCACTGCCGGACGAGCACCTCCGCGCCGTCCTCGTCCACGACGAGCACCTTGAGCCCGGTGCTGCCCAGGTCCAGACCCGCGACCAGTCGACGACTCACGATCCCTGCACCGCTTCCTCCTGTGTGCGATTGATCCCGTTGCGCCAGAGCGGGTCCTGCTCCGTGAGCGGTCGCTTGCCGCTCGAGGTTCGAACTTTCTGACACCGGTGTCACATTGGCCACCATGGTACGCAGGGGAAGGCAGGGGTTGTCAATCGTCCGGAGGGCTACCGGTTGGGCAGGGCGAGGCGGATGACCTTGGACCAGGCCGACGCGACCTGCTTCGGCAGCGGGCCGGTCGTGTAGGTCAGGCCGTACTCCTCGAAGATGCCCTGCACCTGCGGCGCGATCTCCTGGTAGCGGTTGCTCGGCAGGTCGGGGAACAGGTGGTGCTCGATCTGGTACGAGAGGTTGCCCGTCATGATGTGCATCGCCCGGCCGCCGGAGATGTTCGCCGAG
This genomic interval carries:
- a CDS encoding ABC transporter permease, with protein sequence MSDSMPAKNATADAVGAPADAQPSGEPRSEAAVSPDAALSSHDTSGGVRGLLGRVVKVQSFQILLVLFAIFLIFAALAPDTFPTWANMRLVIQNVSILAVLGVGMTYVIITSGIDLSIGSVLVFSGVVAAKAMQASGGDGWGTAILGIVLSVICGILWGVLNGYLIAKAKVPPLIVTLGTLSGALGLAQVITDGVDIREVPSVLATNIGYGNIPGTTIPTISVIALVFVIVFGIILHKTKFGLYTYAVGSNEESARRVGVKVDKHLILIYALSGAMAGVAGILSLAQYSTTAIAGQSNTSLAVIAAVVIGGTSLFGGIGTIFGTVVGLFIPAILQNGFVITGVQPFWQQVAVGAVLVVAVYIDQRRRAAASRASGTGKRSLAHLFRRSA
- a CDS encoding AAA family ATPase, which codes for MTEPVVRAVLVTGAPGAGKSTVGAVLARRLSAALLDLDTATADLTAVVADQVGVRDLDDPRLAQLTRRARYEAIVSVAVENLRLGLSVVLVAPFTTERRHGAAWAALEARLRAAGGTPSLVWLDVDAPAVAERLRRRGADRDAWKAERAPGAVAVDLAPPDVPHLRADAARSPGEIAEAIQQMLP
- a CDS encoding tagatose-bisphosphate aldolase — translated: MNELTTLERRAMAAISTDSGRMLIVAADQRNGMKAVMTDAPDGPGSVTLEQLAAAKSDLVRYLGNEAPAILLDPEVALPALVDDGTLARGTALVVGMDASGFETVDGLKYTHFVEGVTARTVRELGGDVAKMLWYLRPDKQDAQSRVGDEIRDLVKACEAEGLLLIVEILTYRLEGESEADYQAAFPQLVADAARISVECGAKVLKLPYPGSAEASAAVTAAAAGVPWAVLSAGVDHETFIKQVAIAVANGASGAMAGRSLWKDSLAVSPETREDLLTTRALPRLRELAAAVEGPRAG
- a CDS encoding LacI family DNA-binding transcriptional regulator, which translates into the protein MATMRDVAALAGVSAKTVSRVFNDDPHVRPETKERVDSALRELSYVPNTLATTFRSGRAPVIGVAVPDIADPFFGAIAKAIETLAAQHDMSVVITSLGDDGTREPRIVQSLLRQALSGLIIAPLSHDQSYLGSWTDRTPLVFVDRQPTGVLADSFTEDDHAGAHQATTHLVGHGHVRIGFVGDDASIPTTSGRLAGYRAALDEAGIEADDDLVALGAFDRASAAAACTALAGLADGPTALFSSNARATMSLVPLIRTGGLTVAGFGDFPMADMLTPAITVVDQDPAALGTLAAQRVLDRLAHPQRRYRRRTVLPVRLVERESCRSRAPRG
- a CDS encoding ATP-binding cassette domain-containing protein; protein product: MTSTSTSTPILEARGITRSFGAVRALDGADFDVHAGEVVALIGDNGAGKSTMVKAMSGNLALDAGSILFNGTEVDLSSPSVASHLGIETVFQDLALAPHLTPPQNMYLGREIPAPGFLGHFGFLDNKTMRAKSKVAFDELGATVRSFTSPVGSMSGGQRQAIAIARAVAWAKGVVFLDEPTAALGVVQTKNVLETIRRVRDKGVGVVFISHSMPHVIEVSDRVQVLRLGRRVATFQAKDTSVEQLVGAMTGALDAGAK
- a CDS encoding SDR family oxidoreductase, which produces MTDFDGRTILVTGASGGIGGATVRHLVRAGADVVASGRSSDGLEAIAAETGARTLPFDLTSEDSVRDALDGLDVWGVVNCGGWGGEIATPMDTDIDVFDQVIAINARGTLLVTKYVSRSMIRLGRGGSIVNVSSQAGLVALSGHISYGSSKAAVDNITRVSALELGRYDIRVNSVNPTVVMTPMSAWYWGRPEIEGPFLEAMPLGRWATEDEIAAPITFLLSDAASMISGVCLPIDGGYTAR
- a CDS encoding LacI family DNA-binding transcriptional regulator, with the protein product MVTMRDVALHAGVSTKTVSRVLRNEGYVRDQVRERVQASVKELQYVPNSLAVSFRAGREAAIGVAVPDVADPFFAQIIRAVEAEAKARHIGVIVSSLGNEAAHEQEAVENLLKRQIVGLITCPVGPDQSYLRPWQSRTAMVFIDRTPGRLVADSVIEDDRGGGEVATAHLLELGHRRIAFIGDDYRFRTTALRLEGYRAALSSAGALADEALVYLGATDPQAVDSALQALRSLPDPPTAIFSSNARCTLDVVPALRRLYWQDVGLVSFGDFPMAESLTPPVTVIDQDPAGVGRFAAERLFARIESPDRRMRRRTVLPVSLVVRDSGMTHARPA
- a CDS encoding FGGY-family carbohydrate kinase; its protein translation is MSRRLVAGLDLGSTGLKVLVVDEDGAEVLVRQCPTPWRQGANGTTEIDATSLVDSVRQLLTAAAAQLRKSPGEADASVAALAVSGMGETGFLVDRRGQAVAPGFAWFDPRGVDQIDALPIVLRAQFAGRTGLPAGAQVSVAKLLHLRDAGLDLRGLRWFNLPEFVAAALGADEVSEYSLTSRTGLIDQDTGQPWPELLEHLGVGADLLPPLVEAGANLGVADADWVPAGFDGARVTVAGHDHLVSAVSAGAIPDDRYHVSMGTAEVLLRVLDEPLPFAARARLADHLINCVRHVVPGKTVVVAGVKTGLLMRRALLLSGISDHEGRDRLDREASALPLDGELGDGAVDVRGARNDDGVLSLTVRGDGVTSAELFNAVLRHGNDEVQLLIEAMDAEIPPARSTLLTGGWAAMKSVQRARSTVLPGLIVSDRAQDTAYGAAMFALGLLQTTSTCSNT